The Stigmatopora argus isolate UIUO_Sarg chromosome 16, RoL_Sarg_1.0, whole genome shotgun sequence genome has a window encoding:
- the akna gene encoding uncharacterized protein akna isoform X3 — METVKNTKAGVLSWTPAPVCISPASSETSEEWDGGEEQDQDFYSQMDDNGIIGLIQERDDDTECIQVSPSPKSHTPEDVTTSGYEVQHMPPEEGVYSLNGHLEDVDGLSTFGDDVSTLNEQSHREDATNETKLSKEGQKTERFSEREKFFEMAPGKKDRAEGERGFRIEPAHHNKDESEIISERHFFQSSMVVEADGDCKPQCPSYQMSSRATAPMFSPLGHFTTDVAAAAPGLVGETVPDLVLTDSPPDSYSIFSCASSPERQRNQQLEEKAVSPQPIMVKEQSGVHHEYPQSGLKQPNTYSFMQRSQPGQDAALLNNTPKEDNTRRANQTRKCHPNHKVPDLSKVKPRVSFPKGDYQPPKSRWPSKNPPKSMSPEAPVVFKSPVDIVKDVLLNTTDGPHTPFDIYQKTLTGSPDANVPQEFRCQQETGILLDQLQEKHGLLLTKYAEAANTIDRLRLEPKVNLYSEQPKPAQVMPLQVQVEPSKFMQLDFPQAQKAQPSTLSPQPNEQTTAKRAAPSGLSLSASISKSAEWQGSQKVANYLYAKADKFLQKLQHFEDLLNNETPFHQVKSFAELGQVLRSLEKGYLSAKKKHKELQEQGAKHSQFDPNRELEEFIYQCGRHMDDLKEVVDRRARDADSASLCLQAPKISTSDDSHSESRHAPLLVHPVETPEKEVQIVHLSSSNSKKRCAEQAMDVKDGSTVCLTPTTHIMRKEVRKSYSSSQSSLAEISTSVKRSAKLQTGNGRVLSQDRGISPGTDSGFVGSEYSHHIWAGASCSFHQGASKCSVRPAEASPKKPQGSRSSSRSRDSPQPHRRTPIQPAEYFQQTIRRLCPGERKSKQWARSQTDSTRTDSESANTASEDAQSDQCEENLPCSSPNSSSSALRHHHGDTPKAARSSQVVTCNDPSRLLRSIRPNGESPLNNCHSVPNSTQGNCNDHRTSHPLSGSRKKWTIGGEAEQVVRRITRKRLTHRHQAQAETSTATEDDHFARRILVSRSTQTSIVVAESQTSHTSVHVQHTKQDCVCSVTDNVGRTSSGPSGSPRVSHPNLSCETETAGGNQEPPHFASCRSHYCRHCGHSDTKTAHEQDCRGTSSPMLSSGQPTVSLSKAPPQPAMCPTPLLLYLQPHMCTNNTSAPPDLISSKKEERSQHLPCVVPQRSLDDSLLAAREMKDTSEKMVRSLNTALRSLERLSKSRSGFHAD; from the exons ATGGAGACGGTAAAGAACACCAAGGCAGGAGTTCTATCTTGGACTCCGGCTCCAGTCTGCATCTCACCCGCCAGCTCGGAAACATCTGAAGAGTGGGATGGAGGCGAAGAGCAAGATCAGGACTTTTATAGCCAGATGGATGACAATGGCATCATAGGATTGATTCAAGAACGTGATGACGATACGGAATGTATTCAAGTCTCCCCATCTCCCAAATCCCACACCCCAGAAGATGTTACTACAAGTGGCTACGAGGTGCAGCATATGCCTCCTGAGGAGGGCGTTTACTCCCTTAATGGACACCTGGAAGATGTTGATGGACTGTCAACCT TCGGCGATGACGTTAGTACTTTAAACGAACAAAGTCATCGTGAAGACGCCACAAACGAGACGAAGTTGTCAAAAGAAGGGCAGAAGACGGAGCGCTTCTCTGAAAGGGAGAAATTCTTTGAAATGGCTCCTGGCAAGAAAGACAGAGCAGAAGGTGAGCGGGGGTTCCGAATTGAACCAGCCCACCATAACAAAGATGAGTCGGAGATCATCAGCGAGCGGCACTTTTTTCAGTCCTCAATGGTAGTAGAAGCTGATGGCGACTGCAAACCTCAATGTCCATCATACCAGATGTCCTCTCGTGCCACCGCCCCCATGTTCTCGCCACTGGGCCACTTTACAACTGATGTAGCGGCAGCTGCTCCGGGGTTAGTTGGGGAAACTGTTCCAGATCTGGTTCTTACTGATAGTCCTCCAGACTCCTACAGCATCTTTAGCTGTGCTTCCAGTCCTGAGCGCCAACGAAACCAACAACTGGAGGAAAAGGCCGTCTCTCCTCAACCAATAATGGTTAAGGAGCAAAGTGGTGTTCATCATGAGTATCCGCAGTCTGGTCTTAAACAACCCAATACGTACTCATTTATGCAAAGGTCTCAGCCCGGCCAGGATGCTGCATTATTGAATAATACACCAAAGGAGGACAATACCAGAAGAGCGAATCAAACAAG AAAGTGCCATCCCAATCACAAGGTACCAGATTTATCCAAGGTAAAGCCTCGGGTCTCTTTCCCTAAAGGGGATTATCAACCGCCCAAGAGCAGATGGCCCTCCAAGAATCCTCCCAAGTCCATGTCCCCAGAGGCCCCCGTGGTCTTTAAATCTCCCGTTGACATTGTGAAAGACGTTCTGCTCAACACAACTGACGGACCTCACACGCCATTTGATATTTATCAAAAAACATTGACTGGCAGTCCTGACGCCAACGTGCCGCAAGAGTTCCGATGCCAGCAGGAGACTGGCATTCTGCTTGACCAACTTCAG GAGAAGCACGGATTACTGCTGACTAAATATGCCGAGGCGGCGAACACAATTGACCGCCTACGCTTGGAACCCAAG GTTAACCTCTACTCTGAACAACCAAAGCCTGCTCAAGTGATGCCATTGCAAGTGCAAGTCGAGCCGTCAAAGTTCATGCAACTGGACTTTCCCCAAGCTCAGAAAGCGCAGCCAAGCACACTTTCTCCACAGCCGAATGAACAAACAACGGCCAAAA GAGCTGCTCCCTCTGGACTAAGTCTGTCTGCGTCCATTTCAAAGAGCGCAGAGTGGCAAGGCAGTCAGAAGGTGGCCAATTACCTTTACGCAAAAGCGGACAAGTTCCTCCAGAAG CTCCAACATTTTGAGGACTTGCTGAACAATGAAACTCCTTTCCACCAGGTGAAG AGTTTTGCAGAACTTGGTCAAGTCCTGAGATCTTTAGAAAAGGGCTACCTGTCTGCCAAGAAGAAACACAAAGAACTTCAGGAGCAAGGGGCAAAGCACAGCCAATTTGACCCCAACCG AGAGCTAGAGGAGTTTATTTACCAGTGTGGGCGGCATATGGATGACCTCAAAGAGGTGGTGGATCGGAGAGCCCGTGATGCTGATTCCGCTTCTCTTTGCCTCCAGGCACCAAAAATCTCGACATCTGATGATTCTCACTCGGAG AGTCGACATGCACCTTTGCTGGTTCACCCAGTCGAAACACCCGAGAAGGAAGTCCAGATAGTTCATTTGAGTTCTTCCAACTCGAAGAAAAGATGCGCCGAACAAGCCATGGATGTTAAGGA TGGTTCCACTGTGTGCCTCACACCGACTACTCACATCATGCGGAAGGAGGTTCGGAAGTCCTACAGCAGCAGTCAAAGCAGCCTGGCAGAAATAAGTACATCGGTGAAGAGAAGTGCCAAACTTCAAACTGGGAATGGGAGAGTGCTTTCTCAG GACAGAGGTATTTCTCCAGGGACAGACAGTGGCTTTGTTGGTTCTGAGTACAGTCATCACATCTGGGCCGGCGCTTCTTGTTCCTTCCACCAGGGAGCATCAAAGTG TAGTGTGAGGCCTGCAGAAGCGAGCCCCAAGAAGCCCCAGGGAAGCCGAAGTTCATCCCGATCTCGTGACTCCCCGCAACCGCATAGGCGCACCCCAATCCAGCCCGCTGAATATTTTCAGCAAACCATAAGAAGATTATGTCCGGGGGAGCGCAAGTCAAAGCAGTGGGCGAGAAGTCAGACGGACTCGACAAGGACTGATAGTGAAAGCG CCAATACCGCGTCAGAAGACGCACAAAGTGACCAGTGTGAAGAAAACCTCCCCTGTTCCTCCCCAAACTCCTCTTCCTCTGCGCTGCGTCATCACCATGGCGACACTCCTAAAGCGGCGAGGTCCAGTCAAGTGGTGACTTGCAA TGATCCAAGCCGACTTCTACGGTCCATCAGGCCGAACGGGGAGAGTCCGTTGAACAACTGTCATTCTGTGCCGAATTCCACTCAAGGCAATTGTAATGACCACCGAACTTCACATCCTCTCAG TGGCAGCAGAAAGAAGTGGACAATTGGGGGCGAGGCTGAACAGGTGGTGAGACGCATCACCAGGAAAAGATTGACACACAGACATCAAGCACAAGCTGAAACGT CCACCGCAACAGAGGATGACCATTTTGCCCGTCGAATTCTAGTGTCAAGGTCCACTCAAACGTCCATTGTGGTCGCCGAAAGCCAGACTTCACATACAAGTGTGCACGTCCAGCACACGA aGCAGGATTGTGTCTGCAGCGTGACGGATAATGTTGGCAGGACAAGCAGCGGTCCTTCTGGTTCGCCGCGTGTGTCACATCCCAATTTGTCTTGTGAAA CAGAAACAGCCGGTGGCAATCAAGAGCCCCCTCACTTTGCTTCCTGTCGTTCTCATTACTGCCGTCACTGTGGACATTCCGATACCAAGACAGCTCATGAGCAAG ACTGCAGAGGCACAAGCTCCCCCATGCTCTCCAGCGGCCAACCAACGGTGTCTTTGAGCAAAGCGCCCCCGCAGCCTGCCATGTGTCCTACACCATTGCT CCTCTATCTCCAACCTCACATGTGCACCAACAACACCAGCGCTCCTCCCGACCTCATTAGTAGCAAGAAAGAAGAGAGGTCGCAACACTTGCCCTGCGTTGTTCCGCAACGCTCTCTGGACGACTCCCTCCTCGCCGCGCGGGAAATGAAAGACACGTCGGAAAAAATGGTGCGCTCATTGAACACGGCCCTGCGCTCTCTTGAGCGGCTTTCCAAATCCCGTTCAGGTTTCCACGCCGACTGA
- the akna gene encoding uncharacterized protein akna isoform X4, whose translation METVKNTKAGVLSWTPAPVCISPASSETSEEWDGGEEQDQDFYSQMDDNGIIGLIQERDDDTECIQVSPSPKSHTPEDVTTSGYEVQHMPPEEGVYSLNGHLEDVDGLSTFGDDVSTLNEQSHREDATNETKLSKEGQKTERFSEREKFFEMAPGKKDRAEGERGFRIEPAHHNKDESEIISERHFFQSSMVVEADGDCKPQCPSYQMSSRATAPMFSPLGHFTTDVAAAAPGLVGETVPDLVLTDSPPDSYSIFSCASSPERQRNQQLEEKAVSPQPIMVKEQSGVHHEYPQSGLKQPNTYSFMQRSQPGQDAALLNNTPKEDNTRRANQTRKCHPNHKVPDLSKVKPRVSFPKGDYQPPKSRWPSKNPPKSMSPEAPVVFKSPVDIVKDVLLNTTDGPHTPFDIYQKTLTGSPDANVPQEFRCQQETGILLDQLQEKHGLLLTKYAEAANTIDRLRLEPKVNLYSEQPKPAQVMPLQVQVEPSKFMQLDFPQAQKAQPSTLSPQPNEQTTAKRAAPSGLSLSASISKSAEWQGSQKVANYLYAKADKFLQKLQHFEDLLNNETPFHQVKSFAELGQVLRSLEKGYLSAKKKHKELQEQGAKHSQFDPNRELEEFIYQCGRHMDDLKEVVDRRARDADSASLCLQAPKISTSDDSHSESRHAPLLVHPVETPEKEVQIVHLSSSNSKKRCAEQAMDVKDGSTVCLTPTTHIMRKEVRKSYSSSQSSLAEISTSVKRSAKLQTGNGRVLSQDRGISPGTDSGFVGSEYSHHIWAGASCSFHQGASKCSVRPAEASPKKPQGSRSSSRSRDSPQPHRRTPIQPAEYFQQTIRRLCPGERKSKQWARSQTDSTRTDSESANTASEDAQSDQCEENLPCSSPNSSSSALRHHHGDTPKAARSSQVVTCNDPSRLLRSIRPNGESPLNNCHSVPNSTQGNCNDHRTSHPLSGSRKKWTIGGEAEQVVRRITRKRLTHRHQAQAETSTATEDDHFARRILVSRSTQTSIVVAESQTSHTSVHVQHTKQDCVCSVTDNVGRTSSGPSGSPRVSHPNLSCEKTAGGNQEPPHFASCRSHYCRHCGHSDTKTAHEQDCRGTSSPMLSSGQPTVSLSKAPPQPAMCPTPLLLYLQPHMCTNNTSAPPDLISSKKEERSQHLPCVVPQRSLDDSLLAAREMKDTSEKMVRSLNTALRSLERLSKSRSGFHAD comes from the exons ATGGAGACGGTAAAGAACACCAAGGCAGGAGTTCTATCTTGGACTCCGGCTCCAGTCTGCATCTCACCCGCCAGCTCGGAAACATCTGAAGAGTGGGATGGAGGCGAAGAGCAAGATCAGGACTTTTATAGCCAGATGGATGACAATGGCATCATAGGATTGATTCAAGAACGTGATGACGATACGGAATGTATTCAAGTCTCCCCATCTCCCAAATCCCACACCCCAGAAGATGTTACTACAAGTGGCTACGAGGTGCAGCATATGCCTCCTGAGGAGGGCGTTTACTCCCTTAATGGACACCTGGAAGATGTTGATGGACTGTCAACCT TCGGCGATGACGTTAGTACTTTAAACGAACAAAGTCATCGTGAAGACGCCACAAACGAGACGAAGTTGTCAAAAGAAGGGCAGAAGACGGAGCGCTTCTCTGAAAGGGAGAAATTCTTTGAAATGGCTCCTGGCAAGAAAGACAGAGCAGAAGGTGAGCGGGGGTTCCGAATTGAACCAGCCCACCATAACAAAGATGAGTCGGAGATCATCAGCGAGCGGCACTTTTTTCAGTCCTCAATGGTAGTAGAAGCTGATGGCGACTGCAAACCTCAATGTCCATCATACCAGATGTCCTCTCGTGCCACCGCCCCCATGTTCTCGCCACTGGGCCACTTTACAACTGATGTAGCGGCAGCTGCTCCGGGGTTAGTTGGGGAAACTGTTCCAGATCTGGTTCTTACTGATAGTCCTCCAGACTCCTACAGCATCTTTAGCTGTGCTTCCAGTCCTGAGCGCCAACGAAACCAACAACTGGAGGAAAAGGCCGTCTCTCCTCAACCAATAATGGTTAAGGAGCAAAGTGGTGTTCATCATGAGTATCCGCAGTCTGGTCTTAAACAACCCAATACGTACTCATTTATGCAAAGGTCTCAGCCCGGCCAGGATGCTGCATTATTGAATAATACACCAAAGGAGGACAATACCAGAAGAGCGAATCAAACAAG AAAGTGCCATCCCAATCACAAGGTACCAGATTTATCCAAGGTAAAGCCTCGGGTCTCTTTCCCTAAAGGGGATTATCAACCGCCCAAGAGCAGATGGCCCTCCAAGAATCCTCCCAAGTCCATGTCCCCAGAGGCCCCCGTGGTCTTTAAATCTCCCGTTGACATTGTGAAAGACGTTCTGCTCAACACAACTGACGGACCTCACACGCCATTTGATATTTATCAAAAAACATTGACTGGCAGTCCTGACGCCAACGTGCCGCAAGAGTTCCGATGCCAGCAGGAGACTGGCATTCTGCTTGACCAACTTCAG GAGAAGCACGGATTACTGCTGACTAAATATGCCGAGGCGGCGAACACAATTGACCGCCTACGCTTGGAACCCAAG GTTAACCTCTACTCTGAACAACCAAAGCCTGCTCAAGTGATGCCATTGCAAGTGCAAGTCGAGCCGTCAAAGTTCATGCAACTGGACTTTCCCCAAGCTCAGAAAGCGCAGCCAAGCACACTTTCTCCACAGCCGAATGAACAAACAACGGCCAAAA GAGCTGCTCCCTCTGGACTAAGTCTGTCTGCGTCCATTTCAAAGAGCGCAGAGTGGCAAGGCAGTCAGAAGGTGGCCAATTACCTTTACGCAAAAGCGGACAAGTTCCTCCAGAAG CTCCAACATTTTGAGGACTTGCTGAACAATGAAACTCCTTTCCACCAGGTGAAG AGTTTTGCAGAACTTGGTCAAGTCCTGAGATCTTTAGAAAAGGGCTACCTGTCTGCCAAGAAGAAACACAAAGAACTTCAGGAGCAAGGGGCAAAGCACAGCCAATTTGACCCCAACCG AGAGCTAGAGGAGTTTATTTACCAGTGTGGGCGGCATATGGATGACCTCAAAGAGGTGGTGGATCGGAGAGCCCGTGATGCTGATTCCGCTTCTCTTTGCCTCCAGGCACCAAAAATCTCGACATCTGATGATTCTCACTCGGAG AGTCGACATGCACCTTTGCTGGTTCACCCAGTCGAAACACCCGAGAAGGAAGTCCAGATAGTTCATTTGAGTTCTTCCAACTCGAAGAAAAGATGCGCCGAACAAGCCATGGATGTTAAGGA TGGTTCCACTGTGTGCCTCACACCGACTACTCACATCATGCGGAAGGAGGTTCGGAAGTCCTACAGCAGCAGTCAAAGCAGCCTGGCAGAAATAAGTACATCGGTGAAGAGAAGTGCCAAACTTCAAACTGGGAATGGGAGAGTGCTTTCTCAG GACAGAGGTATTTCTCCAGGGACAGACAGTGGCTTTGTTGGTTCTGAGTACAGTCATCACATCTGGGCCGGCGCTTCTTGTTCCTTCCACCAGGGAGCATCAAAGTG TAGTGTGAGGCCTGCAGAAGCGAGCCCCAAGAAGCCCCAGGGAAGCCGAAGTTCATCCCGATCTCGTGACTCCCCGCAACCGCATAGGCGCACCCCAATCCAGCCCGCTGAATATTTTCAGCAAACCATAAGAAGATTATGTCCGGGGGAGCGCAAGTCAAAGCAGTGGGCGAGAAGTCAGACGGACTCGACAAGGACTGATAGTGAAAGCG CCAATACCGCGTCAGAAGACGCACAAAGTGACCAGTGTGAAGAAAACCTCCCCTGTTCCTCCCCAAACTCCTCTTCCTCTGCGCTGCGTCATCACCATGGCGACACTCCTAAAGCGGCGAGGTCCAGTCAAGTGGTGACTTGCAA TGATCCAAGCCGACTTCTACGGTCCATCAGGCCGAACGGGGAGAGTCCGTTGAACAACTGTCATTCTGTGCCGAATTCCACTCAAGGCAATTGTAATGACCACCGAACTTCACATCCTCTCAG TGGCAGCAGAAAGAAGTGGACAATTGGGGGCGAGGCTGAACAGGTGGTGAGACGCATCACCAGGAAAAGATTGACACACAGACATCAAGCACAAGCTGAAACGT CCACCGCAACAGAGGATGACCATTTTGCCCGTCGAATTCTAGTGTCAAGGTCCACTCAAACGTCCATTGTGGTCGCCGAAAGCCAGACTTCACATACAAGTGTGCACGTCCAGCACACGA aGCAGGATTGTGTCTGCAGCGTGACGGATAATGTTGGCAGGACAAGCAGCGGTCCTTCTGGTTCGCCGCGTGTGTCACATCCCAATTTGTCTTGTGAAA AAACAGCCGGTGGCAATCAAGAGCCCCCTCACTTTGCTTCCTGTCGTTCTCATTACTGCCGTCACTGTGGACATTCCGATACCAAGACAGCTCATGAGCAAG ACTGCAGAGGCACAAGCTCCCCCATGCTCTCCAGCGGCCAACCAACGGTGTCTTTGAGCAAAGCGCCCCCGCAGCCTGCCATGTGTCCTACACCATTGCT CCTCTATCTCCAACCTCACATGTGCACCAACAACACCAGCGCTCCTCCCGACCTCATTAGTAGCAAGAAAGAAGAGAGGTCGCAACACTTGCCCTGCGTTGTTCCGCAACGCTCTCTGGACGACTCCCTCCTCGCCGCGCGGGAAATGAAAGACACGTCGGAAAAAATGGTGCGCTCATTGAACACGGCCCTGCGCTCTCTTGAGCGGCTTTCCAAATCCCGTTCAGGTTTCCACGCCGACTGA
- the akna gene encoding uncharacterized protein akna isoform X2: METVKNTKAGVLSWTPAPVCISPASSETSEEWDGGEEQDQDFYSQMDDNGIIGLIQERDDDTECIQVSPSPKSHTPEDVTTSGYEVQHMPPEEGVYSLNGHLEDVDGLSTFGDDVSTLNEQSHREDATNETKLSKEGQKTERFSEREKFFEMAPGKKDRAEGERGFRIEPAHHNKDESEIISERHFFQSSMVVEADGDCKPQCPSYQMSSRATAPMFSPLGHFTTDVAAAAPGLVGETVPDLVLTDSPPDSYSIFSCASSPERQRNQQLEEKAVSPQPIMVKEQSGVHHEYPQSGLKQPNTYSFMQRSQPGQDAALLNNTPKEDNTRRANQTRKCHPNHKVPDLSKVKPRVSFPKGDYQPPKSRWPSKNPPKSMSPEAPVVFKSPVDIVKDVLLNTTDGPHTPFDIYQKTLTGSPDANVPQEFRCQQETGILLDQLQEKHGLLLTKYAEAANTIDRLRLEPKVNLYSEQPKPAQVMPLQVQVEPSKFMQLDFPQAQKAQPSTLSPQPNEQTTAKRAAPSGLSLSASISKSAEWQGSQKVANYLYAKADKFLQKLQHFEDLLNNETPFHQVKSFAELGQVLRSLEKGYLSAKKKHKELQEQGAKHSQFDPNRELEEFIYQCGRHMDDLKEVVDRRARDADSASLCLQAPKISTSDDSHSESRHAPLLVHPVETPEKEVQIVHLSSSNSKKRCAEQAMDVKDGSTVCLTPTTHIMRKEVRKSYSSSQSSLAEISTSVKRSAKLQTGNGRVLSQDRGISPGTDSGFVGSEYSHHIWAGASCSFHQGASKCVRPAEASPKKPQGSRSSSRSRDSPQPHRRTPIQPAEYFQQTIRRLCPGERKSKQWARSQTDSTRTDSESANTASEDAQSDQCEENLPCSSPNSSSSALRHHHGDTPKAARSSQVVTCNDPSRLLRSIRPNGESPLNNCHSVPNSTQGNCNDHRTSHPLSGSRKKWTIGGEAEQVVRRITRKRLTHRHQAQAETSTATEDDHFARRILVSRSTQTSIVVAESQTSHTSVHVQHTKQDCVCSVTDNVGRTSSGPSGSPRVSHPNLSCESEQRHVIKAETAGGNQEPPHFASCRSHYCRHCGHSDTKTAHEQDCRGTSSPMLSSGQPTVSLSKAPPQPAMCPTPLLLYLQPHMCTNNTSAPPDLISSKKEERSQHLPCVVPQRSLDDSLLAAREMKDTSEKMVRSLNTALRSLERLSKSRSGFHAD, translated from the exons ATGGAGACGGTAAAGAACACCAAGGCAGGAGTTCTATCTTGGACTCCGGCTCCAGTCTGCATCTCACCCGCCAGCTCGGAAACATCTGAAGAGTGGGATGGAGGCGAAGAGCAAGATCAGGACTTTTATAGCCAGATGGATGACAATGGCATCATAGGATTGATTCAAGAACGTGATGACGATACGGAATGTATTCAAGTCTCCCCATCTCCCAAATCCCACACCCCAGAAGATGTTACTACAAGTGGCTACGAGGTGCAGCATATGCCTCCTGAGGAGGGCGTTTACTCCCTTAATGGACACCTGGAAGATGTTGATGGACTGTCAACCT TCGGCGATGACGTTAGTACTTTAAACGAACAAAGTCATCGTGAAGACGCCACAAACGAGACGAAGTTGTCAAAAGAAGGGCAGAAGACGGAGCGCTTCTCTGAAAGGGAGAAATTCTTTGAAATGGCTCCTGGCAAGAAAGACAGAGCAGAAGGTGAGCGGGGGTTCCGAATTGAACCAGCCCACCATAACAAAGATGAGTCGGAGATCATCAGCGAGCGGCACTTTTTTCAGTCCTCAATGGTAGTAGAAGCTGATGGCGACTGCAAACCTCAATGTCCATCATACCAGATGTCCTCTCGTGCCACCGCCCCCATGTTCTCGCCACTGGGCCACTTTACAACTGATGTAGCGGCAGCTGCTCCGGGGTTAGTTGGGGAAACTGTTCCAGATCTGGTTCTTACTGATAGTCCTCCAGACTCCTACAGCATCTTTAGCTGTGCTTCCAGTCCTGAGCGCCAACGAAACCAACAACTGGAGGAAAAGGCCGTCTCTCCTCAACCAATAATGGTTAAGGAGCAAAGTGGTGTTCATCATGAGTATCCGCAGTCTGGTCTTAAACAACCCAATACGTACTCATTTATGCAAAGGTCTCAGCCCGGCCAGGATGCTGCATTATTGAATAATACACCAAAGGAGGACAATACCAGAAGAGCGAATCAAACAAG AAAGTGCCATCCCAATCACAAGGTACCAGATTTATCCAAGGTAAAGCCTCGGGTCTCTTTCCCTAAAGGGGATTATCAACCGCCCAAGAGCAGATGGCCCTCCAAGAATCCTCCCAAGTCCATGTCCCCAGAGGCCCCCGTGGTCTTTAAATCTCCCGTTGACATTGTGAAAGACGTTCTGCTCAACACAACTGACGGACCTCACACGCCATTTGATATTTATCAAAAAACATTGACTGGCAGTCCTGACGCCAACGTGCCGCAAGAGTTCCGATGCCAGCAGGAGACTGGCATTCTGCTTGACCAACTTCAG GAGAAGCACGGATTACTGCTGACTAAATATGCCGAGGCGGCGAACACAATTGACCGCCTACGCTTGGAACCCAAG GTTAACCTCTACTCTGAACAACCAAAGCCTGCTCAAGTGATGCCATTGCAAGTGCAAGTCGAGCCGTCAAAGTTCATGCAACTGGACTTTCCCCAAGCTCAGAAAGCGCAGCCAAGCACACTTTCTCCACAGCCGAATGAACAAACAACGGCCAAAA GAGCTGCTCCCTCTGGACTAAGTCTGTCTGCGTCCATTTCAAAGAGCGCAGAGTGGCAAGGCAGTCAGAAGGTGGCCAATTACCTTTACGCAAAAGCGGACAAGTTCCTCCAGAAG CTCCAACATTTTGAGGACTTGCTGAACAATGAAACTCCTTTCCACCAGGTGAAG AGTTTTGCAGAACTTGGTCAAGTCCTGAGATCTTTAGAAAAGGGCTACCTGTCTGCCAAGAAGAAACACAAAGAACTTCAGGAGCAAGGGGCAAAGCACAGCCAATTTGACCCCAACCG AGAGCTAGAGGAGTTTATTTACCAGTGTGGGCGGCATATGGATGACCTCAAAGAGGTGGTGGATCGGAGAGCCCGTGATGCTGATTCCGCTTCTCTTTGCCTCCAGGCACCAAAAATCTCGACATCTGATGATTCTCACTCGGAG AGTCGACATGCACCTTTGCTGGTTCACCCAGTCGAAACACCCGAGAAGGAAGTCCAGATAGTTCATTTGAGTTCTTCCAACTCGAAGAAAAGATGCGCCGAACAAGCCATGGATGTTAAGGA TGGTTCCACTGTGTGCCTCACACCGACTACTCACATCATGCGGAAGGAGGTTCGGAAGTCCTACAGCAGCAGTCAAAGCAGCCTGGCAGAAATAAGTACATCGGTGAAGAGAAGTGCCAAACTTCAAACTGGGAATGGGAGAGTGCTTTCTCAG GACAGAGGTATTTCTCCAGGGACAGACAGTGGCTTTGTTGGTTCTGAGTACAGTCATCACATCTGGGCCGGCGCTTCTTGTTCCTTCCACCAGGGAGCATCAAAGTG TGTGAGGCCTGCAGAAGCGAGCCCCAAGAAGCCCCAGGGAAGCCGAAGTTCATCCCGATCTCGTGACTCCCCGCAACCGCATAGGCGCACCCCAATCCAGCCCGCTGAATATTTTCAGCAAACCATAAGAAGATTATGTCCGGGGGAGCGCAAGTCAAAGCAGTGGGCGAGAAGTCAGACGGACTCGACAAGGACTGATAGTGAAAGCG CCAATACCGCGTCAGAAGACGCACAAAGTGACCAGTGTGAAGAAAACCTCCCCTGTTCCTCCCCAAACTCCTCTTCCTCTGCGCTGCGTCATCACCATGGCGACACTCCTAAAGCGGCGAGGTCCAGTCAAGTGGTGACTTGCAA TGATCCAAGCCGACTTCTACGGTCCATCAGGCCGAACGGGGAGAGTCCGTTGAACAACTGTCATTCTGTGCCGAATTCCACTCAAGGCAATTGTAATGACCACCGAACTTCACATCCTCTCAG TGGCAGCAGAAAGAAGTGGACAATTGGGGGCGAGGCTGAACAGGTGGTGAGACGCATCACCAGGAAAAGATTGACACACAGACATCAAGCACAAGCTGAAACGT CCACCGCAACAGAGGATGACCATTTTGCCCGTCGAATTCTAGTGTCAAGGTCCACTCAAACGTCCATTGTGGTCGCCGAAAGCCAGACTTCACATACAAGTGTGCACGTCCAGCACACGA aGCAGGATTGTGTCTGCAGCGTGACGGATAATGTTGGCAGGACAAGCAGCGGTCCTTCTGGTTCGCCGCGTGTGTCACATCCCAATTTGTCTTGTGAAAGTGAGCAACGTCACGTCATCAAGG CAGAAACAGCCGGTGGCAATCAAGAGCCCCCTCACTTTGCTTCCTGTCGTTCTCATTACTGCCGTCACTGTGGACATTCCGATACCAAGACAGCTCATGAGCAAG ACTGCAGAGGCACAAGCTCCCCCATGCTCTCCAGCGGCCAACCAACGGTGTCTTTGAGCAAAGCGCCCCCGCAGCCTGCCATGTGTCCTACACCATTGCT CCTCTATCTCCAACCTCACATGTGCACCAACAACACCAGCGCTCCTCCCGACCTCATTAGTAGCAAGAAAGAAGAGAGGTCGCAACACTTGCCCTGCGTTGTTCCGCAACGCTCTCTGGACGACTCCCTCCTCGCCGCGCGGGAAATGAAAGACACGTCGGAAAAAATGGTGCGCTCATTGAACACGGCCCTGCGCTCTCTTGAGCGGCTTTCCAAATCCCGTTCAGGTTTCCACGCCGACTGA